One Faecalispora anaeroviscerum genomic window carries:
- a CDS encoding cupin domain-containing protein has translation MNHRCNHSCCNSDCEIKDAGPQPYVVNIQAVTDQNNNYRTALWTGNYLQVTLMSIRVGGDIGLEIHPDTDQFLRIEQGNGIVKMGNSKENLSFQKKVSSGCAIFVPAGTWHNLINDGNTPLKLYTVYAPPHHPRGTVHKTKADAFSSEQQAGEKKANGY, from the coding sequence ATGAATCATAGATGCAATCATTCCTGTTGCAATAGCGATTGTGAAATAAAAGATGCTGGCCCGCAGCCGTATGTAGTTAATATTCAAGCGGTTACCGATCAAAATAACAATTACCGTACCGCGTTATGGACAGGGAATTACCTGCAGGTAACACTGATGAGCATTCGGGTTGGAGGAGATATCGGTCTGGAAATTCACCCTGATACAGATCAATTTTTACGTATTGAGCAAGGAAACGGTATTGTAAAAATGGGAAATAGTAAAGAAAACCTCAGCTTTCAGAAAAAAGTTTCTTCAGGCTGCGCAATCTTTGTACCGGCGGGCACATGGCATAATTTGATTAATGATGGAAACACGCCGTTAAAACTTTATACGGTTTACGCTCCTCCTCATCATCCGCGCGGTACTGTCCATAAGACAAAAGCTGACGCATTCTCCTCTGAACAGCAAGCGGGAGAAAAGAAAGCGAATGGCTATTGA
- a CDS encoding AbrB/MazE/SpoVT family DNA-binding domain-containing protein, producing MKGFTGIVRNIDLAGRIVIPKELRRALGWEVGDPLEIIGQDNGLVMKAYKPDPLEVTNEELRRRLKEINQLTLSYEARELFSIQEAFFRIRQITNISEFENN from the coding sequence ATGAAAGGGTTCACGGGTATCGTGAGAAACATTGATCTGGCAGGTCGCATTGTCATTCCAAAAGAGCTGCGCCGCGCCCTGGGCTGGGAAGTCGGAGATCCACTCGAAATTATCGGTCAGGATAATGGTCTTGTAATGAAAGCATATAAGCCAGATCCACTTGAAGTAACCAATGAGGAGCTGCGCCGACGCTTGAAAGAGATCAATCAATTAACTCTTTCCTATGAAGCAAGAGAGCTGTTCAGTATTCAGGAAGCCTTTTTCCGGATACGACAGATAACAAACATAAGCGAATTTGAAAATAACTAG